The Saccharomycodes ludwigii strain NBRC 1722 chromosome II, whole genome shotgun sequence genome window below encodes:
- the ACF2 gene encoding endo-1,3(4)-beta-glucanase (similar to Saccharomyces cerevisiae YLR144C | ACF2 | Assembly Complementing Factor), whose translation MGYNRPRFPIPNDLRLHEQLPINNQSPTLPDSNTMGASIFETPISTKPPLDIFQKKLHEVNLPKNFVKINNNKAVETNKFYGNMFLDRQDNPVWTHPYSIWWSRDNFQGMAVSHIKKEQRVFGPPDAGDPAQYYFSPTGIKSFVFSYAEDINSMELGFENARHMSIETKLMKSENEYIRFPLIQGMGFVTAIYYNLTPKFYSQVGFRDIQAMPPPRAGMQKYKLLLENNVSWNLYISSSDTEITLTRVDGNTLVANKFCNKAVFQIVADTIAEIDNAAGCYPVDVNLNGSVASDIGLGQYSFVYVVEGNSNSGCSLLYALPHHLSTFTQGTLSKIIPTQLDSTTYGLMQGLITNILQLQVETPSDILFAPKRSTFNGGTESAKYSPDVLSSISKAATLEVETSNVLAETNLDSMYFSGKALAKYAWILYSCYYVLEDLTLTKKLLPELETALQKFIENKQILPLQYDTTWGGLVSSGTNAQDFGNSYYNDHHFHYGYHIITAAIIGQIEKELSGNSNWLLTNKDWVECLLRDYANPNINDDFFPVFRSFDWFGGHSWAKGLFASGDGKDQESSSEDANAAYAIKLWGHVTNNENLQNIGDLMLGIMKVSFNDYFLYTDDNKVEPPNFIKNKVSGIFFENKIDHTTYFGTNIEYIQMIHAIPIIPCSSFIRSPEFVRQEYEEKLAPVVNNINDGWKGIVMLNLALYDPKASFAFFNTPNFNRGYLDGGQSLTWSLVYSGGFV comes from the coding sequence ATGGGCTATAACCGACCACGTTTTCCAATTCCAAACGATTTGAGGCTCCATGAACAACTTCCAATTAATAATCAAAGCCCAACATTGCCTGATTCAAATACTATGGGTGCTTCTATTTTCGAGACTCCAATTTCTACCAAACCACCCTTGGACATTTTCCAAAAGAAATTGCATGAAGTCAATCTgccaaaaaattttgtcaaaattaataacaataaagcAGTTGAAACAAACAAGTTTTACGGGAATATGTTTTTAGATAGACAAGACAATCCTGTTTGGACACACCCCTATTCTATTTGGTGGTCTAGAGATAATTTCCAAGGTATGGCTGTCTCtcatattaaaaaagaacaaagaGTTTTTGGACCACCTGATGCCGGCGATCCAGCCCAATATTATTTCAGTCCCACGGGAATTAAGTCTTTTGTTTTCAGTTATGCAGAGGATATTAATTCTATGGAACTTGGATTTGAAAATGCCAGGCACATGTCTATTGAAACCAAATTGATGAAATCTGAAAATGAATACATACGTTTCCCACTCATACAGGGTATGGGATTTGTTACTGCGATCTATTATAACTTGACCccaaaattttattctCAGGTCGGTTTTAGAGATATCCAAGCAATGCCACCTCCACGTGCTGGAATGCAAAAATATAAGCTATTGTTGGAAAACAATGTCTCATGGAATTTGTACATATCAAGTTCAGACACTGAAATAACCTTAACTAGGGTAGATGGTAACACTTTGGTAGCAAACAAATTTTGTAACAAGGCagtttttcaaattgtTGCTGACACAATAGCTGAGATCGATAATGCTGCAGGGTGTTATCCAGTGGATGTTAATTTGAATGGATCAGTGGCATCAGATATAGGTTTGGGACAATACAGTTTTGTGTATGTAGTGGAGGGAAATTCAAACAGTGGATGTAGTTTACTTTATGCTTTGCCGCATCATCTTTCTACATTCACACAAGGCACGTTATCTAAAATAATTCCCACTCAATTAGATTCAACAACTTATGGCTTGATGCAAGGTCTTATAACCAATATTTTGCAATTACAGGTGGAAACTCCTTCTGATATTCTATTTGCTCCTAAACGTAGTACATTTAATGGTGGGACTGAATCTGCAAAATACTCCCCCGATGTTTTAAGTTCTATTTCTAAGGCCGCAACTCTAGAAGTTGAAACATCAAATGTTTTGGCTGAAACAAATTTAGATTCAATGTATTTCAGTGGGAAAGCTTTAGCTAAATATGCTTGGATATTATACTCATGTTACTATGTATTGGAAGATTTAACCTTgaccaaaaaattattaccaGAATTGGAGACAGCATTgcaaaaatttattgaaaacaaacaaattcTACCGTTACAGTATGATACTACGTGGGGCGGTTTAGTTTCATCTGGAACAAATGCTCAAGATTTTGGAAACTCCTATTATAATGACCATCATTTCCATTATGGTTATCATATTATTACAGCAGCAATTATTGGACagatagaaaaagaattatcTGGAAATTCTAATTGGTTGCTAACGAATAAGGACTGGGTGGAATGCTTGTTGAGAGATTATGCCAatccaaatataaatgaCGACTTTTTCCCTGTATTCAGATCCTTTGATTGGTTTGGCGGGCATTCTTGGGCCAAAGGGTTATTTGCAAGCGGGGATGGCAAGGATCAAGAATCCAGTTCAGAAGATGCAAATGCTGCTTATGCAATTAAGTTATGGGGTCATGTAACAAACAATGAAAACTTACAAAACATCGGTGATTTAATGTTGGGGATTATGAAAGTATCATTTAATGACTATTTCCTATATACAGACGATAACAAAGTAGAACCAcctaattttattaaaaacaaggTTAGTgggattttttttgaaaacaaaatagatCATACCACTTATTTTGGCACCAATATCGAATACATACAGATGATTCATGCTATACCTATAATTCCATGCTCTTCTTTTATCAGGTCTCCAGAATTTGTTAGACAAGAGTATGAAGAAAAGTTGGCACCAGTTGTCAACAATATAAATGATGGTTGGAAGGGTATAGTGATGTTGAATTTGGCATTATATGATCCAAAAGCAAGTTttgcattttttaatacaccGAATTTTAATCGTGGTTATTTAGATGGTGGTCAAAGTTTGACTTGGTCCTTGGTTTATTCTGGCGGATTCGTTTAG
- the RRN5 gene encoding Rrn5p (similar to Saccharomyces cerevisiae YLR141W | RRN5 | Regulation of RNA polymerase I), whose protein sequence is MELSNTNGDHDLTLKNTELIKDNYIKLFNDEVSNILFAPAYYHDLKDSKIHFKSKVKKFEAQLNTNFNTNKNLMGGNTSIEDIGSSWNGVEKQVFFYCLSRYSIHNLDQWANDIPTKSKLEILAYYNVLKCNYNELKTNGYRGRRLLIKRNDLPIAYEMDDYYIKTEEEIANNINAQDKDDNGSSASSASNLIDFGLWNKKWYSIYSKHRLFEYYPVQKFPYPIDGKAIKYLEKCVKLYIKELLWNIIPNIYIENRIIVVNENDELEEKRNNKEKYVVFKYDKKMKKSRLKKRKLVSVNDGDDTDYDYEVGEQQSSSMDTVSNISKKAKTSDVKNQLEITQTDIYRGITLFKQENRLCKFPLTVTEQIPNTIEKFQLKLSKAGSSSKEQPITMKDIFKIKILKNGPQYPSIMMENINNMMVMDSPAISAPDFIDPLSVSMYCIEDEFIMGKKLKEDDINKVLTSENDIDKADIIKSKMYQHYILNFLKIKHKSDEELVNHTNCKIKIDWSNVLLNDEEGRMNQAIALQNSNPVTDEDIITNSDYDSSELISRENNASHSVSSNKERSSSDNSSISDDIIAVSHGISKSNNDITVINENDEVPQLFIQDYSIHNSSSSSIE, encoded by the coding sequence atggaATTGTCCAATACTAATGGTGACCACGACTTAACATTAAAGAACACAGAATTAATCAAagataattatattaagCTTTTTAATGATGAAGTATCTAACATTTTATTTGCACCAGCATACTATCatgatttaaaagattctaaaatacattttaaaagtaaagtcaaaaaatttgaagcCCAATTAAACACTAATTTCAACACCAATAAGAATCTTATGGGGGGAAACACCTCAATTGAGGATATAGGTAGTTCTTGGAATGGCGTAGAAaaacaagtttttttttattgtttgtcACGGTATTCAATTCATAATTTAGATCAATGGGCAAATGACATACCAACAAAGAGTAAACTTGAAATATTGGCATACTACAATGTATTAAAGTGTAATTATAATGAGctaaaaacaaatggtTATAGAGGGCGGAgacttttaataaaaagaaatgatttACCCATAGCCTATGAAATGGATGATTACTATATTAAAACAGAAGAGGAAATcgctaataatattaacgCACAGGATAAAGACGATAATGGTAGTTCTGCCTCTAGTGCCAGCAATTTGATTGATTTTGGTTTGTGGAACAAAAAATGGTATTCTATCTATTCTAAGCATAGATTGTTCGAATATTATCCGGTCCAAAAATTTCCATACCCTATTGATGGAAAAgctataaaatatttggaaaaatgcgtcaaattatatataaaagaattattatgGAACATCATAcccaatatatatattgaaaatagaataatagtagtaaatgaaaatgatgaattagaagaaaaaaggaacaataaagaaaaatatgttgttttcaaatatgacaaaaaaatgaaaaagagcAGActtaaaaagagaaaattgGTTTCCGTTAATGATGGTGATGATACTGATTATGATTACGAAGTTGGTGAACAGCAATCAAGCAGCATGGATACCGTAAGCAATATTAGTAAAAAGGCCAAAACTAGTGAtgtaaaaaatcaattagAAATAACGCAAACTGATATTTACCGTGGAATAACTCTTTTCAAACAAGAAAATAGACTTTGTAAGTTCCCATTGACTGTAACTGAACAGATTCCAAAcacaattgaaaaatttcaattgaAATTATCAAAAGCGGGTAGCTCTTCAAAAGAACAACCAATTACAATgaaagatatttttaagaTTAAAATCTTAAAGAATGGACCACAATATCCCTCGATTATGATggaaaatatcaataatatgaTGGTTATGGATAGTCCTGCAATATCTGCACCAGATTTTATAGATCCTTTATCTGTATCGATGTATTGTATCGAGGATGAATTCATAATGggaaagaaattaaaagaagatgatataaataaagtCTTGACAAGTGAAAATGATATAGATAAAgctgatattattaaatccAAAATGTATCAgcattatatattaaattttctaaaaatcAAGCACAAAAGTGATGAAGAGTTAGTAAATCATACAAACTGTAAGATTAAGATAGATTGGTCAAATGTGTTGTTAAATGATGAAGAGGGTAGAATGAATCAAGCTATTGCTTTACAAAACAGTAATCCAGTTACTGATGAGGATATTATCACAAATAGTGATTATGATAGCTCCGAGTTAATATCTAGAGAAAACAATGCTTCACATAGTGTTAGTTCTAATAAGGAGAGAAGTAGTAGTGACAATAGTAGTATCAGTGATGATATAATAGCTGTTTCACATGGCATAAGCaaaagtaataatgatattacagttataaatgaaaatgatgaagttccacaattatttattcaagATTATTCTATTcataatagtagtagtagcagcATTGAATAG
- the PUT1 gene encoding proline dehydrogenase (similar to Saccharomyces cerevisiae YLR142W | PUT1 | Proline UTilization), translated as MLSYTMKTSLVNRNTLRLVLKNNITKKHLASTLSTKLLVSNGQMRYVSQSIPSKKPHEVVTLTSNNSSEQHPGHQEAPISDPSNAAYLKTLSKSELISLAMIGFCSINKPMLDLVIKVFPYVPLFLIKLFVYKLYCGGANFKEVVQTGKNLQKRGINNMMLSLTMEDSEGTKNIDINYIVDETIRSIKEILDPNLEQQLVKASSVEEINDIPPGYIALKPSALVSNPAQVLLNFNNPEWKSQREELIKNCSKITQVVYDLNKELSLKYPQRKSPFFISVIDAEKYDLQKAGVYELQRILFEKFNPQSEPMISCAGTWQLYLVDSTKDLQKEYERASKNGYKLGVKIVRGAYIHSEAKRSTIIQPTKEATDLVYDKVMKQIINDLLQKGEKSTYGHLVIASHNYKSQLIASEMLHNISSNNSGKSNIVLGQLLGMADNVTYDLIHNHGAKNIIKYVPWGPPLETKDYLLRRLQENGDAVRADNGWPLVKSVFKTLFSS; from the coding sequence aTGTTGTCCTATACGATGAAAACTTCATTAGTGAACAGAAACACTTTAAGATTGGTgcttaaaaataatatcacaAAGAAACATCTTGCATCGAcattatcaacaaaattGTTAGTCTCAAACGGACAGATGAGATACGTTTCCCAATCCATACCTTCCAAAAAGCCTCATGAAGTCGTTACCTTAACTTCAAACAATTCCTCGGAACAACATCCTGGTCATCAAGAAGCACCAATTTCTGATCCATCCAATGCCGCTTACTTGAAAACCTTATCCAAAAGTGAATTGATATCCTTGGCTATGATTGGTTTTTGCAGTATTAATAAGCCCATGTTGGACCTGGTCATCAAAGTTTTCCCATATGTCCCATTATTTCTTATCAAgctttttgtttataaattatattgcGGTGGCGCTAATTTCAAAGAAGTTGTACAAACCGGTAAAAATTTGCAAAAAAGAGgcattaataatatgatGCTTTCCTTGACTATGGAAGATTCAGAAGGgaccaaaaatattgatattaattatattgttGATGAAACAATCAGGTCTATTAAGGAAATTTTAGACCCTAACTTAGAACAACAATTAGTGAAAGCCTCCAGTGTTGAAGAAATTAATGATATTCCACCAGGTTATATTGCTTTAAAACCCTCTGCTTTGGTATCCAATCCAGCACAAGTTTTGTTAAACTTCAATAATCCAGAGTGGAAAAGTCAAAGGGAGGAACTGATAAAGAACTGTTCAAAGATTACTCAAGTAGTTtatgatttaaataaagaacTATCATTGAAATACCctcaaagaaaaagtccctttttcatttctgtTATTGATGCCGAAAAATATGATCTTCAAAAAGCTGGTGTGTACGAATTGCAAagaattttatttgaaaaatttaatccACAATCCGAACCAATGATTTCTTGTGCTGGCACATGGCAATTATATCTAGTGGATTCTACAAAAGATTTACAAAAGGAGTATGAAAGGGCCTCTAAAAATGGTTACAAGTTAGGTGTTAAAATTGTACGTGGTGCCTATATTCATTCTGAAGCAAAAAGATCTACTATTATTCAGCCAACAAAAGAGGCTACAGACTTAGTATATGACAAAGTTATgaaacaaattattaatgatttgTTACAAAAGGGGGAAAAATCTACCTATGGTCATTTAGTCATTGCATCacataattataaatcaCAATTGATTGCCAGCGAAATGTTGCACAATATAtctagtaataatagtggtAAATCTAATATTGTTTTGGGTCAATTGTTGGGCATGGCCGACAATGTCACTTATGATTTAATTCACAACCATGGTgcaaaaaatatcatcaaaTATGTTCCATGGGGTCCTCCACTAGAAACTAAAGATTATTTGTTGAGAAGGTTACAAGAAAACGGTGATGCTGTTAGAGCCGATAACGGTTGGCCTTTAGTTAAATCTGTATTCAAGACCTTGTTTTCCAGTtga
- the RMP1 gene encoding Rmp1p (similar to Saccharomyces cerevisiae YLR145W | RMP1 | RNase MRP Protein) yields MAEIPSNVVSQELTSTLQECLTQLEQEYRIIVLINHRNKNQHKVATWWMSFNILKRKTCKTIHLLRLYFDAKQLNQKIIQSTKQTKKTKVIKERLKKLRNINLYLISLYDILCYFQKKQLKSIYYNFNGIIALGQFATLGVVLVGILARIYSLSLKLTNAITESVEEIKTRLKRNTKYELDNNIDKDSEVDDIGEEIVLEQAQTSTATLRDEKSRKRQITLDGDEFVEKKKKPVKKVKKSKNKKKGNAIDDIFG; encoded by the coding sequence aTGGCAGAGATACCATCAAATGTTGTTAGTCAAGAGCTCACATCGACATTGCAAGAATGTTTAACACAATTAGAACAGGAGTATAGGATTATTGTATTAATCAATCACAGAAACAAAAATCAACATAAAGTGGCAACTTGGTGGATGTCGTTTAACatattgaaaagaaaaacgtGCAAAACAATTCATTTATTAAGGTTATACTTTGATGCCAAACAACTGAATCAAAAAATCATTCAAAGCACAAAACAAACTAAAAAAACCAAAGTAATAAAAGAGAGACTAAAGAAACTACGTAATATTAACCTTTATTTAATAAGTTTGTACGATAttctttgttattttcaaaaaaaacaattaaaatccatatattataattttaatggAATTATAGCGTTGGGACAATTCGCCACTTTAGGTGTTGTGTTAGTTGGAATATTAGCTAGGATATATTCATTAAGTTTAAAGTTAACCAACGCAATAACTGAAAGCGTCGAGGAAATTAAAACCAGATTAAAGAGGAACACAAAATATGAATTGgacaataatattgataagGACAGTGAGGTTGATGATATAGGAGAGGAAATTGTTTTAGAACAAGCCCAGACATCAACGGCAACGCTAAGAGATGAAAAATCAAGGAAAAGACAAATTACTTTGGATGGAGATGAATTtgttgaaaagaaaaaaaagccgGTTAAAAAGGTaaagaaaagtaaaaataaaaaaaagggaaatgccattgatgatatttttggttaa
- the DPH6 gene encoding diphthine--ammonia ligase (similar to Saccharomyces cerevisiae YLR143W | DPH6 | DiPHthamide biosynthesis), with protein sequence MKFVALVSGGKDSCFNIMHCLAQGHDLVALANLYPKDVNEQELDSFMFQTVGHDIVSYYNACTGLPLYRQELQKGTSLNVNMNYTTTKNDETEELYKLLQKIKTDIPDIQAVSVGAILSSYQRIRVENVCSRLNLTVLSYLWQRDQLELMSEMCEFSIKNNQNNINNDVMMDARIIKVAAIGLNQSHLGKSLPEVFPDLVKLNKKFDVHICGEGGEFETMVLDAPFFKNGFLQIENIDKSVNSSDGVANAKLTVKFIERKLDINEQIQLLKENLPKPTLLNEKWTALYDKVKTEGAVEIEKKDKILAISPPSSNITSPCVPIKTSINLCGERMYISNINPRNWEYGNLEEQVKDVFNQLDHILKKQRLSVTQFLSCSLVLKDMSTFTNVNRFYKNFFNISLPPSRACVASKLIKGRLQLSLIADLHTDAPIKDQEKTGIDHSDQMNEQLDRNKNGLHVQGISYWCPCNIGPYSQATWNQDLNNQLTYVSGQIPLIPSTMEIVNKRSGEYSSVVALRHFITLCETIGANKPIHMLCYVSCEEIVDIISKTWKLYCDEKAFSSDDEAIDIIKSLIIVKVSQLPRGAMCEWGGMTCRTYLADQELDVQLSKLDLLDNDPVASYEGKNDFFNINIKNSKYTNKFFTGFFDTETELRNFLLKLATFSFPHIKSRYQITMYFNPHFIMENDVFDPYNNIEYYPVESVYDYEGNQRKFGLFMSISY encoded by the coding sequence ATGAAGTTTGTTGCTTTAGTGTCTGGAGGGAAGGATTCGTGCTTCAATATTATGCATTGCCTTGCACAAGGGCATGATTTGGTAGCGTTGGCCAATTTGTATCCTAAAGATGTTAATGAACAAGAATTAGATAGTTTTATGTTTCAAACTGTGGGACATGATATTGTGTCCTACTATAATGCATGTACCGGATTGCCACTTTATAGACAAGAATTGCAAAAGGGAACATCCTTGAACGTGAATATGAATTACACAACAACTAAAAATGATGAAACGGAAGAGCTATACAAACTTTtgcagaaaataaaaactgaTATCCCAGATATCCAAGCTGTTAGCGTTGGTGCCATTTTATCTTCCTATCAAAGAATTAGAGTTGAAAATGTCTGTAGCAGACTAAACTTAACAGTTTTAAGTTATCTATGGCAAAGGGATCAATTAGAATTAATGTCAGAAATGTGTGaattttctattaaaaataatcaaaataatattaataacgaCGTCATGATGGATGCTAGGATTATCAAGGTAGCCGCAATTGGATTAAATCAATCTCATTTGGGGAAATCTTTACCAGAAGTTTTCCCCGACTTGGtaaaactaaataaaaaatttgatgtGCATATTTGTGGTGAAGGTGGTGAGTTCGAAACAATGGTTTTAGATGCTccctttttcaaaaatggGTTTTTACAAATTGAAAACATCGATAAATCCGTCAATAGTTCAGATGGAGTGGCTAATGCGAAATTAACTGTTAAATTTATCGAGAGAAAATTGGATATTAATGAGCAAATCCAACttttaaaggaaaattTACCTAAACCCACGCTActaaatgaaaaatggaCGGCATTGTATGATAAAGTTAAAACAGAAGGAGCAGTTgaaatagaaaagaaagataaaattttgGCCATTTCACCACCTTCTTCTAACATTACCAGCCCATGCGTACCTATTAAAACCTCTATTAATTTGTGTGGTGAAAGAATGTACatttcaaatataaatcCAAGGAACTGGGAGTATGGTAATTTGGAGGAGCAAGTGAAAGATGTTTTCAACCAATTGGAccatattttaaagaagCAAAGATTATCTGTTACTCAATTCTTATCGTGTTCGCTTGTTTTGAAAGATATGTCTACATTTACAAACGTCAATCgattttataaaaacttttttaatatttctttacCTCCATCAAGAGCCTGTGTGGCCTCTAAACTGATTAAAGGCCGATTACAACTATCTCTAATTGCAGACTTACACACAGATGCTCCTATCAAGGATCAAGAAAAAACCGGTATTGATCACTCGGACCAAATGAACGAACAATTAGatagaaacaaaaatggtTTGCATGTCCAAGGCATATCTTACTGGTGTCCTTGTAATATTGGTCCGTATTCACAAGCTACCTGGAACCAAGATTTGAATAACCAGCTCACATACGTTAGCGGTCAAATCCCTCTTATTCCATCAACTATGGAAATTGTTAACAAGCGATCTGGTGAATATAGTTCTGTTGTGGCATTAAGACATTTTATTACATTATGTGAAACTATTGGAGCAAATAAACCAATACATATGCTATGTTATGTTTCCTGTGAAGAAATAGTGGATATTATCAGTAAAACATGGAAGTTATATTGTGATGAAAAAGCTTTTTCAAGTGATGATGAAGCAATCGATATAATTAAATCcttaataatagtaaaagTGTCACAACTTCCCCGTGGCGCAATGTGTGAATGGGGTGGAATGACTTGTAGAACCTATCTGGCTGATCAAGAACTTGATGTGCAACTTTCTAAATTGGATTTATTGGATAATGATCCTGTTGCTTCGTATGAGGggaaaaatgatttttttaatataaatattaaaaattcaaaatatacaaataaatttttcactGGTTTTTTTGATACAGAAACTGAGTTAAggaattttttattaaagttgGCCACATTCTCTTTTCCACATATCAAATCTAGATATCAGATAACAATGTACTTTAATCCACATTTTATTATGGAAAATGATGTTTTTGATccttataataatatcgaaTATTATCCTGTAGAATCAGTATATGATTATGAAGGAaatcaaagaaaatttgGATTATTTATGTCTATTAGTTACTag
- the SEC1 gene encoding Sec1p (similar to Saccharomyces cerevisiae YDR164C | SEC1 | SECretory) produces the protein MSNLIELQKDQFLKDLNKIKTAHDIKFLVLDKDVLHVLKYLFVDTKEVLNYVAAMDLIDSPKRKGQPSVEVVYFLKPSKLNINCMDADFSNRPPKYKQAHIRFLPGLDNSLSNYLKSKKYITQYIASIEEVKMGFIPKESQFFETIGIDQPLQVFYNQSCYELIEINIQRSVQSLLNLCIVTGEYPIIRYSEPSEQSYQLSKATIVGKKLAFEFQQALDDYAREHTEFPPANSRPRSVLIITERSLDLFSLILHDFAYQAMAYDIVPELNCSNDIYSYRAENEKGEKENKQSELKDLVDPDWCELKHQHIIDAKEYLDAKIKSFVASNPLLVDRSKVKTTTDLLSVVAHLKDFDEERRRFILHRSLIDECIKINDQRTLALLADFEQNVAGFGHDINGEKCKKLADTLINNVLSAPQPNVTDKVRYIISYALYRGGLIEEDFFKLLSFSGVTEGHNFYSHFMASIKNFDHLGFKLIKSQAKDKPFSKTWLHETIVNDTNIYNTSRFIPAVGNTLSQAITNPLFLSEKDFPYVKDKPIEILDAEEQDNLQPANSSTSASLRNPRHKAAWSTRRNDPNKPAISRQRFFYYIVGGVTYGELKAAYDQSNLKNKDVFIGSDSIITPLEFLQSLERLTFDRSELNLKDDMKEKTSAPSFLFDQAIVPPAAAAHVHKRSELIAKPETTPVLPKKEEKEEKHKKRHKLKRLFR, from the coding sequence atgaGTAACCTAATTGAGTTGCAAAAAGACCAATTtctaaaagatttaaacaaaatcaaaactGCACATGATATAAAATTCCTGGTTCTAGACAAGGATGTTTTGCATGttctaaaatatttatttgttgataCTAAAGAGGTTTTGAATTATGTGGCTGCAATGGATTTAATTGACTCCCCGAAAAGAAAGGGCCAACCATCAGTTGaagttgtttattttttaaaaccttCCAAGCTTAACATCAATTGTATGGATGCAGATTTTTCCAATAGACCACCCAAATATAAACAAGCACATATTAGATTTTTGCCAGGACTTGATAATAGTTTGTCCAATTACTTAAAgtccaaaaaatatatcaccCAATACATTGCGTCTATCGAAGAAGTGAAAATGGGGTTTATACCTAAAGAATCTCAGTTTTTTGAGACTATTGGTATTGATCAACCATTACAGGTGTTTTATAATCAGAGTTGTTATGAATTGATTGAAATTAACATTCAACGTTCTGTCCAATCTTTGTTGAATTTATGTATTGTAACAGGTGAGTATCCAATCATTAGGTATTCAGAACCCTCAGAGCAAAGTTATCAACTATCCAAAGCTACAATTGTTGGTAAGAAATTGGCTTTTGAATTTCAGCAGGCATTAGATGATTATGCGAGAGAGCATACTGAATTTCCGCCAGCTAATTCAAGACCGAGATCAGTTTTGATTATTACCGAAAGATCTTTAGATTTGTTTAGTCTAATTTTACATGATTTTGCTTATCAGGCGATGGCTTATGATATAGTTCCAGAATTGAACTGTTCCAATGATATATATAGCTATAGAGCAGAGAATGaaaagggggaaaaagaaaacaagcAATCAGAATTAAAGGATTTAGTGGACCCAGATTGGTGTGAATTGAAGCATCAACATATTATTGATGCCAAGGAATACTTGGAtgccaaaataaaatcatttgtGGCCTCTAATCCGCTATTGGTGGATAGAAGCAAAGTCAAAACTACTACTGATTTATTAAGTGTTGTAGCtcatttaaaagattttgatGAGGAAAGAAGAAGGTTTATTTTACACAGAAGTTTAATCGACGAGTGCATAAAAATCAATGACCAAAGAACCTTGGCTTTGTTGGCGGACTTTGAACAGAATGTGGCTGGCTTTGGACATGATATAAATGGcgaaaaatgtaaaaagcTAGCAGATACCTTAATCAATAATGTTCTATCTGCTCCGCAGCCAAATGTTACAGATAAGGTTAgatatattatttcttatGCTCTATACAGGGGTGGTTTAATTGAAGaggatttttttaaattgctTTCTTTTAGTGGTGTTACTGAAGGTCACAACTTTTATTCTCATTTTATGGCAtccattaaaaattttgatcATTTAGGGTTCAAACTAATTAAAAGCCAGGCTAAAGACAAACCATTTTCTAAAACATGGCTACACGAAACAATAGTCAATGACACGAACATATATAACACTTCCAGGTTTATTCCTGCCGTAGGGAATACTTTATCTCAAGCCATAACTAatccattatttttaagcGAAAAAGACTTCCCATACGTAAAGGATAAACCGATTGAAATTTTAGATGCTGAAGAGCAAGATAATTTACAACCAGCAAACTCTAGTACCTCAGCTAGCCTAAGAAACCCAAGACATAAAGCAGCATGGTCCACTAGAAGAAATGATCCGAATAAGCCAGCTATTTCAAGACAaaggtttttttattacattGTGGGGGGTGTAACTTATGGAGAATTAAAAGCAGCATACGATCAGtctaatttaaaaaacaaggatgtttttattggtaGTGATAGTATCATTACTCCCTTAGAATTTTTACAGTCTCTGGAAAGATTAACCTTTGACCGGTCTGAgttgaatttaaaagatgatatgaaagaaaaaacatctGCTCCTAGTTTCCTATTTGATCAAGCTATAGTTCCACCAGCTGCGGCTGCTCATGTCCATAAAAGGTCTGAACTTATTGCTAAACCAGAAACTACTCCTGTACTTccaaaaaaggaagaaaaagaagaaaaacacAAGAAACGTCATAAGTTAAAGAGGTTATTTAGGTaa